A DNA window from Paenibacillus sp. HWE-109 contains the following coding sequences:
- a CDS encoding ABC transporter substrate-binding protein: MRLLGKKGLTVLTTCSMALVFTACGGNTATTDSKPKDNQSSTPAQTAKAEKPITLKLATWEQPTNIAALTKVNEKFHAKYPNITITLDTSKPDAAYQTLLQTRLNANDADIITDFAINPKKDWHKGAAVPPLQQYIDAGLIEDLTGKPYLSNYFPEALKNATTYKDKVWGVDIGTVTYTGVFYNKELFEKNGLKVPTTWPEMMDVSKKLKDSGVSPFTLAGKDVWPLGMVANGFIQAIEPNVEQLDKKLWSGETKFTDPVFSEIFTKYQQMLNYTEKDFMGIDYASVVGRFATGKAAMMPDGIWNSGAIEKANPNLKFGYFPMPASDKAENNKNFFGKYDMSLLVAAKSANKDAALKYLEFISQPDIYNEFINTVGFLPTQPNVKFTNPFMQEVAPLASSLKLAMDVIWQAPQGAGDYTGSPTPVQFLKPAGKETPEEIMQKMQKEWEVEMKNAK; this comes from the coding sequence ATGCGTCTGCTTGGCAAAAAAGGATTAACTGTATTGACTACCTGTTCGATGGCACTCGTTTTCACGGCATGCGGCGGCAATACGGCAACGACTGACAGTAAACCAAAAGATAATCAAAGCTCCACTCCTGCGCAAACAGCAAAAGCAGAAAAACCGATCACGTTGAAACTGGCTACATGGGAACAGCCAACGAACATTGCGGCTTTGACGAAAGTCAACGAAAAGTTTCATGCGAAATATCCGAACATTACAATTACGTTAGATACATCAAAACCGGATGCCGCATATCAAACTTTACTGCAAACCCGCTTAAACGCTAACGATGCGGATATCATAACGGATTTCGCGATCAACCCGAAAAAAGATTGGCATAAAGGCGCAGCCGTTCCTCCGCTGCAGCAATACATCGATGCCGGCTTGATTGAGGATTTGACGGGAAAACCGTACTTGAGTAATTACTTCCCGGAAGCTTTGAAAAATGCCACTACATACAAGGATAAAGTTTGGGGTGTCGATATCGGGACCGTTACTTACACAGGCGTATTTTACAACAAGGAATTGTTTGAGAAAAATGGCTTAAAAGTACCGACAACTTGGCCTGAGATGATGGACGTCTCTAAGAAGCTTAAAGATAGCGGAGTTTCGCCGTTCACACTCGCAGGCAAAGATGTGTGGCCGCTTGGAATGGTAGCTAATGGATTTATTCAGGCCATTGAGCCTAATGTTGAACAATTAGACAAGAAGTTATGGTCTGGTGAAACAAAGTTTACTGATCCGGTATTCTCGGAGATATTTACTAAATATCAACAAATGTTGAACTATACCGAGAAGGACTTTATGGGTATCGACTATGCTTCGGTCGTCGGACGATTCGCAACGGGGAAAGCGGCTATGATGCCTGACGGGATTTGGAATTCAGGTGCCATCGAGAAAGCGAATCCGAATCTGAAATTTGGATACTTCCCGATGCCAGCCAGCGATAAAGCGGAGAATAATAAAAATTTCTTCGGTAAATATGATATGTCTCTATTAGTCGCCGCAAAATCGGCTAATAAAGATGCCGCATTAAAGTATCTCGAATTTATTTCTCAACCGGATATCTATAACGAATTTATTAATACAGTTGGTTTCTTGCCTACTCAGCCAAATGTCAAATTCACGAATCCGTTTATGCAGGAAGTTGCTCCGCTTGCAAGTAGTTTGAAGCTGGCCATGGATGTTATTTGGCAAGCACCGCAAGGAGCTGGCGATTACACGGGCAGTCCGACACCTGTTCAGTTTCTGAAGCCGGCAGGCAAGGAAACTCCTGAAGAAATTATGCAAAAGATGCAAAAAGAGTGGGAAGTCGAAATGAAAAACGCTAAATAA
- a CDS encoding carbohydrate ABC transporter permease, giving the protein MYPFGKKWHKWAPYGFLLPALIIYIVFSFGPSMASIIYSFTDISGVVGVKWHFIGLDNYKEFFHSGRTAAYLASVKRTVIFAFAVTIVQTAIGLLLAIIINSKLKGHLFYRSLIFMPVVLGVAVFGLIWSLMFNPMDGPVQKLWGIFGSSSTFLGSYDLAFWIVIFIQIWGSLGYTVVIFLAGLQAIPGDLYEAGHIDGARAWQSFVHITWPMLASTATVNLLLAIIGSLQTYDVVFVLTQGNFNTSVLGYEIYRAAFGGTPGALGLRQGFASAVAVIQFGIVLVIAVIAQYYLRRREVQL; this is encoded by the coding sequence ATGTATCCATTCGGTAAAAAGTGGCATAAATGGGCTCCTTACGGATTCCTGCTGCCGGCATTAATCATTTACATTGTATTTTCTTTTGGACCCTCAATGGCTAGCATTATATACTCATTTACCGATATTTCGGGAGTTGTAGGAGTGAAGTGGCATTTTATCGGTCTCGATAATTACAAAGAATTTTTTCATTCAGGCAGAACGGCGGCTTATTTGGCTTCGGTCAAGAGAACTGTCATTTTTGCTTTTGCTGTCACGATCGTGCAGACAGCTATCGGGCTTCTTCTCGCTATCATTATTAATTCGAAATTGAAAGGCCATTTGTTTTACAGATCGCTGATTTTTATGCCGGTCGTGTTGGGCGTAGCGGTCTTCGGATTGATTTGGTCGCTCATGTTTAATCCGATGGATGGCCCGGTTCAGAAGCTGTGGGGGATATTCGGCAGCTCTTCAACTTTTTTGGGCTCCTATGATTTGGCGTTTTGGATCGTTATTTTTATACAGATATGGGGCTCGCTGGGGTATACGGTGGTCATCTTTCTTGCCGGCTTGCAGGCAATCCCGGGCGATCTTTATGAAGCAGGTCATATTGATGGCGCCAGAGCATGGCAATCGTTTGTTCATATCACATGGCCAATGCTCGCTTCAACAGCCACAGTAAATTTACTTTTGGCCATTATTGGATCGCTGCAAACATATGACGTAGTTTTTGTTCTGACTCAAGGCAATTTCAACACAAGTGTACTTGGTTATGAAATATATCGTGCCGCATTCGGAGGTACGCCGGGTGCTTTAGGACTTCGACAAGGATTTGCTTCAGCGGTTGCTGTTATTCAATTCGGCATTGTCCTGGTCATAGCAGTAATAGCTCAATATTATTTACGGCGAAGAGAGGTGCAGTTGTAA
- a CDS encoding carbohydrate ABC transporter permease, whose translation MKNHLVPRPLGYLIMLIMVILYLYPLLYLFNVSFKPDVEFIVDPVGIVKHFQPENYVNAWKQGNFSTYIWNSILYTGVAVGASVLISALAAFPVSRSYIKWSNFVYVFFMIAIFLPNNMIPQWNLIHWLGLYNTRVGYILVNTGIGLGFMLMTGYIKAVPRELDEAASIDGCSYSRYVMTIIMPLIKPVLATSAILQAIGVWNNVIGATIYLSDKQLFPIVLGLFKFYGQFSNQWTLLAAALVIVASPMIILYIFLQRYIIEGAMTGAVKS comes from the coding sequence ATGAAGAACCATTTGGTGCCCAGACCTCTCGGCTATCTCATCATGCTGATCATGGTGATACTTTACCTGTATCCCCTTTTATATCTGTTTAATGTGTCCTTTAAGCCGGACGTTGAATTTATTGTGGATCCGGTAGGTATTGTCAAGCATTTTCAACCTGAAAATTATGTGAATGCATGGAAACAGGGGAATTTTAGCACGTACATTTGGAACAGTATACTTTACACCGGGGTAGCCGTCGGGGCGTCAGTTCTGATTTCCGCTCTAGCTGCTTTTCCTGTATCCCGCAGTTATATCAAATGGAGCAACTTTGTGTACGTTTTTTTTATGATCGCGATTTTTTTGCCGAACAATATGATTCCTCAGTGGAATTTGATCCATTGGTTAGGTTTGTATAATACCAGAGTCGGGTATATTTTGGTGAACACAGGGATTGGTCTTGGATTTATGCTCATGACGGGCTACATAAAGGCTGTCCCGAGAGAATTGGATGAAGCGGCCAGCATCGACGGTTGCAGCTATTCCAGATATGTGATGACGATAATTATGCCCCTAATAAAACCCGTATTGGCGACAAGCGCGATTTTGCAGGCAATAGGGGTCTGGAACAACGTGATAGGGGCGACCATTTATCTTTCCGATAAGCAGCTATTTCCAATTGTACTGGGGTTATTCAAGTTCTACGGCCAATTCAGCAATCAATGGACTTTATTGGCTGCGGCACTTGTCATTGTGGCAAGTCCAATGATCATCCTGTATATTTTCTTGCAGCGGTATATTATTGAAGGCGCCATGACGGGAGCGGTTAAATCTTGA
- a CDS encoding GH1 family beta-glucosidase produces the protein MTQIRFPEDFHWGAATAAYQIEGAFKDDGRGPSIWDTFSHTPGKVKNGDNGDIACDSYNRYKEDIALMKDLGITMYRFSIAWPRIFPSGTGEINLKGLEYYSNLVDELLAAGIEPVCTLYHWDLPQTLEDQGGWENRDTIDAFVAYSEVIFRKFAGRIKYWITLNEPWCISFLSNYMGIHAPGNRDLQLAVTISHHLLIAHGRAVKRFRELGISGQIGIAPNVTWLEPYSNRKEDADACRRGVAFFLEWFMDPVLLGKYPQFMLDWFATKGVSLEIKEGDMKDIHYPIDYVGINYYTGNVGRYKQDEGLFDYENVDTGYVKTDFDWFIYPDGFYNVLCYITQRYGNIPLLITENGACYNNDVEEGRVNDTKRIQYLKQHLIQLNRCLESGVNLIGYLTWSLLDNFEWAEGYGKRFGLIHVDFQTLARTRKNSFFWYKEVIRKGGFDL, from the coding sequence ATGACACAAATACGATTCCCGGAAGATTTTCATTGGGGAGCGGCGACTGCTGCTTATCAAATAGAAGGGGCCTTCAAGGATGACGGGCGAGGACCTTCTATATGGGACACATTTTCGCATACGCCTGGTAAAGTGAAGAATGGCGATAATGGCGATATCGCATGCGATAGCTACAATCGTTATAAAGAAGATATCGCACTTATGAAAGACTTGGGAATTACGATGTACCGGTTCTCAATTGCATGGCCCAGGATATTTCCGAGCGGCACTGGAGAGATAAATTTGAAAGGCCTCGAATATTATTCCAATCTGGTTGATGAACTTTTAGCAGCTGGAATCGAACCTGTTTGTACGTTATATCATTGGGATTTGCCGCAAACGTTGGAGGATCAGGGCGGATGGGAAAACAGAGATACAATTGATGCGTTTGTTGCCTATTCGGAAGTCATTTTTCGTAAATTTGCAGGGAGAATCAAGTATTGGATAACGCTAAACGAACCATGGTGCATTTCATTTCTCTCCAATTATATGGGTATTCATGCTCCTGGGAATCGGGACTTGCAGCTCGCCGTTACGATTTCACATCATCTCCTGATTGCTCATGGCCGAGCCGTGAAACGATTCAGGGAACTGGGGATCTCAGGACAAATAGGTATTGCTCCTAATGTGACCTGGTTGGAGCCGTATTCCAATCGCAAGGAAGATGCGGATGCATGCCGCAGAGGCGTCGCTTTCTTTTTGGAATGGTTTATGGATCCGGTTTTATTAGGAAAGTATCCGCAATTTATGCTCGATTGGTTTGCCACGAAGGGAGTCTCTCTGGAAATAAAGGAAGGCGATATGAAAGATATTCACTATCCAATTGATTATGTGGGGATTAATTATTACACGGGCAACGTAGGCAGATATAAGCAGGACGAAGGCTTATTCGACTATGAGAATGTCGATACCGGATATGTTAAAACAGATTTTGATTGGTTTATTTATCCCGATGGATTTTATAATGTGCTGTGCTATATTACGCAAAGGTATGGGAATATCCCGTTGCTAATCACTGAAAATGGAGCTTGTTACAACAATGACGTAGAGGAAGGGCGCGTAAATGATACGAAGCGAATTCAATATTTAAAGCAGCATTTGATCCAACTGAATCGTTGTTTGGAGAGCGGTGTGAATCTGATCGGTTATCTCACCTGGTCATTGCTGGATAATTTTGAATGGGCAGAAGGATACGGCAAACGATTTGGACTCATACATGTCGATTTTCAAACGTTAGCCCGCACGCGAAAGAACAGTTTTTTCTGGTATAAGGAAGTAATTCGCAAAGGCGGATTTGATTTGTAG
- a CDS encoding response regulator has translation MLQILLVDDEPYVVDDLSITIPWADLQFEQVHKAYSGQEALEILMHNPIDIVITDISMPEMSGLQLIEEIRSGWKHIKCVLLTGYAEFEYAKKAIENQASAYLLKPIGDEQLIEVLQQLHLEIQREWETLSSFQNTMQTFREHLPLLRDRLLNETLQGRRFTKEQLSEHMHKYQLSPMIDEHVAIMIVRLEDYFQRQDMNSIPLFEYAIVNIANELFHEQFDIWSCKDVHEYLVFLLKPKSPDVRSFSLTQTAFELQKNVSMYLKGDVSVATTSWGIFPYKVRELYQSAVALIRQRIGHDTGLFLTVDQQIGNQDIQIMQSLYEPPTFLHLFEANRWDAIEEKLHAVFHELKGSGEHSQEHIEVTRNYLKTAFYYFAHKNNKLLRDILAPSMNESRKFHSPEMLKDWAMELIVQLRAYFDSGHQEQRSILINDVHDFVDSNIGYVSLQSIADHVQLHPVYLSKIYKSETGKSISDYFFQVKMEKAAHLLTNSQLKIYEISTMLGYSTAHYFIKLFKEYSHMTPQEFRERSN, from the coding sequence ATGTTACAAATACTACTCGTTGACGACGAACCTTATGTTGTAGATGACTTGTCTATCACAATCCCTTGGGCGGATTTGCAGTTTGAACAAGTCCATAAAGCCTACTCAGGACAAGAAGCGTTAGAAATCCTTATGCACAATCCTATTGATATCGTCATAACGGATATCAGCATGCCTGAAATGTCCGGCCTGCAGCTGATCGAGGAAATTCGCAGCGGGTGGAAGCATATCAAATGTGTGCTGCTTACCGGTTATGCAGAATTTGAATATGCCAAGAAAGCTATCGAGAACCAAGCAAGCGCTTATTTGCTAAAGCCAATCGGGGATGAGCAATTGATCGAAGTGCTTCAGCAACTGCATCTTGAGATTCAGCGTGAATGGGAGACATTATCTTCCTTCCAGAATACGATGCAGACGTTTCGTGAGCATTTGCCGTTGCTGCGAGACCGGCTTCTTAATGAAACTCTTCAAGGACGACGATTCACTAAAGAGCAACTTTCAGAACATATGCATAAATACCAACTGTCTCCGATGATTGACGAGCATGTAGCGATTATGATCGTGCGGCTTGAAGATTACTTTCAGAGGCAAGACATGAACAGTATACCTCTGTTCGAATACGCTATTGTCAATATTGCAAATGAGTTGTTTCATGAACAGTTCGATATTTGGTCATGTAAAGATGTACATGAATATTTAGTCTTTCTTCTCAAGCCAAAATCACCGGACGTCCGCTCTTTTTCTTTAACTCAAACTGCCTTTGAACTGCAAAAAAACGTTAGCATGTACCTCAAAGGAGATGTTTCAGTCGCAACTACGTCATGGGGAATATTCCCATACAAAGTGCGTGAACTATATCAATCTGCAGTTGCCTTGATCAGGCAGAGAATCGGACATGATACTGGTCTCTTCTTGACCGTAGATCAACAGATCGGGAATCAGGACATCCAAATCATGCAATCGCTTTATGAACCTCCAACCTTTCTTCATTTGTTCGAAGCGAACCGCTGGGATGCCATTGAAGAAAAACTTCATGCCGTTTTTCATGAATTAAAAGGCAGTGGAGAACACTCTCAGGAGCATATTGAGGTGACCAGAAATTATTTAAAGACAGCATTTTATTATTTTGCCCATAAAAATAATAAGTTGCTCAGAGATATCCTCGCCCCCTCGATGAATGAAAGCAGAAAGTTCCACTCTCCCGAGATGCTGAAGGATTGGGCAATGGAACTCATAGTGCAATTAAGGGCATATTTTGACTCGGGGCATCAAGAACAGCGTTCAATTCTTATTAACGATGTGCATGACTTTGTAGATAGTAATATCGGTTATGTCTCCCTTCAATCCATTGCAGATCATGTACAGCTACATCCCGTATATCTCTCTAAAATTTACAAATCAGAAACCGGAAAAAGCATCAGCGATTATTTTTTCCAAGTCAAAATGGAAAAAGCTGCTCACTTACTGACTAACAGCCAGCTTAAAATTTATGAGATTTCAACTATGCTTGGTTATTCGACTGCACACTATTTTATTAAGCTGTTCAAAGAGTACAGTCATATGACTCCCCAGGAATTCAGAGAACGGTCAAATTGA
- a CDS encoding sensor histidine kinase — translation MRLHANLFVKITVLLFTIISITLLLYGLSYKKDVGVITEQIKTSDLNHLDFFTKQMDNNVNQLAGLAYTLQRDPTIREYEHIQDLQHLIDPNKTTLTVLEKLALQTSSSTWENQINIYNIQKRETLSSDASVVFEESLLKKPLAKGWNYDSSMKMNSSDSGFRLLLADPVDFAETPELSNMIIEVRFPVSNLQKMIGEYQYYGDTFLYHPKLGLIKNQNLDTNLATGIMNNLQNIQAEQQFSTTVYLQGKQYLVSMIRSTSLGWYMIHYSPLEQILHPIRTSRVSFITASFVLLALSTLFSLIMFRQVQRPIGILLRAVNKMKEGYWSTRIRTKANNEFSILNQGFNEMAQKVQELIERVYLEQLRAKDAYLKQLQAQINPHFLYNCLNFMKSKARVGDTASVEAMALNLGEYYRYITRMDHSLTTIGQEMKLVESYLSIQNLRKQRIDYSISITDVLLTEPIPKLLIQPIVENSIIHGIEKKLGGGRIMIHGEIKDDTLIISVEDNGAGMDPHQMEELYAVLDTPIREDGGCGLWNVQQRLKHQYGGLSGLLIEPSELGGVKVTLRIQKKGLNHVTNTTR, via the coding sequence TTGCGATTGCATGCAAATCTATTCGTCAAAATAACCGTATTACTGTTCACGATCATATCTATCACCTTGTTGCTATATGGATTATCCTACAAAAAGGATGTCGGAGTCATCACAGAACAAATTAAAACCTCCGATTTGAATCATTTAGATTTTTTCACAAAACAAATGGACAATAACGTGAACCAGTTAGCCGGTTTAGCTTATACCTTACAACGTGACCCGACGATCCGAGAATATGAGCATATCCAAGATCTCCAACATCTTATTGATCCCAACAAAACCACACTGACAGTTCTGGAAAAGTTGGCTCTGCAAACCAGTTCTAGTACATGGGAAAATCAGATTAACATTTACAATATACAAAAACGGGAGACACTGTCTTCAGATGCTTCGGTTGTTTTCGAAGAGTCGCTGCTGAAAAAACCTTTGGCAAAAGGCTGGAATTATGATTCGTCGATGAAAATGAACAGTTCGGATAGCGGTTTTCGCTTGCTGCTCGCCGATCCTGTCGACTTTGCAGAAACGCCTGAATTGTCGAATATGATCATTGAAGTCCGTTTCCCAGTATCTAATTTGCAAAAAATGATAGGGGAATATCAGTATTACGGTGATACATTCCTTTATCATCCAAAACTCGGTCTTATAAAAAATCAGAATTTAGATACAAATCTTGCAACTGGGATTATGAACAACTTACAGAACATTCAAGCTGAGCAGCAGTTTTCAACCACAGTCTATCTTCAAGGCAAGCAATACTTAGTCAGTATGATTCGATCGACATCGTTAGGATGGTATATGATTCATTATTCACCGCTTGAACAAATTTTGCATCCAATTAGAACCAGCAGGGTTTCATTTATCACCGCTTCTTTTGTATTGCTTGCTCTCAGTACTTTGTTTTCTCTAATCATGTTCCGTCAGGTACAGCGCCCAATCGGTATTTTACTCAGAGCGGTAAACAAGATGAAAGAAGGTTACTGGTCCACACGAATTCGGACGAAAGCAAATAACGAATTCTCCATTTTAAATCAAGGGTTTAACGAAATGGCTCAGAAGGTACAGGAACTGATCGAACGTGTCTATCTCGAGCAACTACGTGCCAAGGATGCTTATCTGAAGCAATTACAAGCGCAGATTAATCCACACTTTCTTTATAACTGCCTTAATTTTATGAAAAGCAAGGCAAGAGTAGGCGATACTGCCTCTGTTGAAGCGATGGCACTTAACCTTGGCGAGTATTATCGCTACATAACGCGAATGGATCATTCATTAACAACGATCGGACAAGAAATGAAGTTAGTGGAAAGCTATTTATCGATTCAAAATCTGCGTAAACAACGTATCGATTATTCCATAAGCATCACGGACGTTTTGCTTACAGAGCCCATTCCTAAATTGTTAATCCAGCCCATCGTTGAGAACAGCATTATCCATGGAATCGAAAAGAAATTGGGCGGGGGCCGGATCATGATCCATGGAGAAATCAAGGATGACACGCTGATCATTTCAGTCGAAGACAATGGAGCGGGAATGGATCCCCACCAAATGGAAGAGCTCTATGCCGTACTAGACACGCCAATCCGTGAGGATGGCGGATGCGGGCTTTGGAACGTTCAGCAGCGTTTGAAACACCAGTATGGCGGCTTGTCCGGTTTACTCATTGAACCTTCTGAGCTTGGAGGGGTCAAAGTTACACTTCGCATCCAAAAGAAAGGATTGAATCATGTTACAAATACTACTCGTTGA
- a CDS encoding extracellular solute-binding protein — protein sequence MLIVLVMIICSGCNETNNGKITNNTTAQMQASIHYDAKLGKYVPPVTMYTVGSINPDMKFKNGENLENNIHTKWAEERLGIQIRYLWTIHDSNGAYANKLRIELAKGNMPDIVTTRERDVMQELINSGQFREIGDLFEKYASPVWKSAMKEDPAVWDSFVRDGKKYAIPILDYQYSTDPVLWIRQDWLDKLKLPVPRTIEDLEAVMEAFTNKDPDGNGKNDTFGLTIGLRNGPSTWMADSSWIFGAFGTIPKQWNLAEDGKLKYGSVQPGAKDALQVLKKWIQKGYVSKESEWYNETKAADLFIAGKAGIIAGPYWMSGWPLSDLLKKDPKVVIKAIPIPYGPSGFVGRRGTLPVNGAILINKKMKEPEIFFKYQNYLFDYYATSTGEFAQGLARDYDWTVVNGVPSSDATLIPGGAVRVSSYTLTFDGARIPSKVVDAIPKDITPELFSPEGASMKEAFTGPPTTTMKSKWELLQKLEQQTFQEFLFNSAPEGDFDSFVNKWFAYGGDKITQEVNDWYQNQRSK from the coding sequence TTGCTGATCGTATTAGTGATGATCATTTGTTCTGGGTGCAACGAAACAAACAATGGAAAAATCACCAACAACACTACGGCCCAAATGCAAGCTTCGATACATTATGACGCAAAACTAGGAAAATATGTCCCTCCAGTTACCATGTACACAGTTGGCTCCATAAACCCTGATATGAAATTTAAAAATGGTGAGAATTTGGAGAATAATATACATACCAAATGGGCTGAGGAACGATTGGGCATCCAAATCCGGTATCTTTGGACGATTCACGATTCCAATGGCGCCTATGCCAACAAGCTTCGTATTGAACTTGCTAAGGGGAATATGCCTGACATTGTTACCACCAGGGAACGAGATGTAATGCAAGAATTAATAAACTCGGGGCAATTCAGGGAAATTGGTGATTTATTTGAAAAATATGCTTCTCCTGTCTGGAAAAGTGCCATGAAGGAAGACCCGGCCGTATGGGATTCTTTTGTACGTGACGGAAAAAAATATGCAATTCCGATTCTTGACTATCAATATTCTACCGATCCTGTTCTTTGGATTCGTCAGGATTGGTTAGATAAGTTAAAGCTTCCTGTCCCAAGAACGATAGAAGATCTTGAAGCGGTGATGGAAGCATTCACGAATAAGGATCCCGACGGTAATGGCAAGAATGATACATTCGGACTAACGATCGGATTAAGAAACGGTCCCAGCACATGGATGGCTGATTCCAGTTGGATTTTTGGCGCATTCGGGACAATACCTAAACAGTGGAATCTAGCTGAAGACGGCAAATTAAAGTACGGATCGGTTCAGCCCGGTGCAAAGGATGCGCTACAGGTGCTGAAAAAGTGGATACAGAAAGGTTATGTTTCAAAAGAAAGTGAATGGTACAATGAGACAAAAGCAGCTGATTTGTTCATTGCTGGCAAGGCAGGCATTATTGCGGGACCATATTGGATGTCTGGATGGCCGTTATCTGATTTGCTGAAAAAAGACCCTAAAGTTGTAATTAAAGCGATCCCCATACCCTATGGTCCGAGCGGCTTCGTCGGTAGAAGAGGTACGCTGCCAGTTAACGGCGCCATTCTTATCAATAAAAAGATGAAGGAACCCGAAATCTTCTTTAAGTACCAAAACTACTTGTTTGATTATTATGCCACTTCAACAGGAGAATTTGCACAGGGGCTTGCTAGGGACTACGATTGGACGGTAGTCAATGGAGTTCCTTCTTCTGATGCTACATTAATTCCGGGGGGAGCCGTTCGAGTGTCATCCTATACGTTGACTTTTGACGGAGCGCGAATTCCATCGAAAGTAGTAGATGCAATTCCTAAGGATATTACGCCCGAGTTGTTCTCTCCAGAAGGAGCTTCCATGAAAGAAGCATTTACAGGGCCGCCTACTACAACCATGAAATCAAAATGGGAACTTCTTCAGAAACTTGAACAACAGACTTTTCAAGAGTTCCTGTTCAATAGTGCCCCTGAAGGCGACTTCGATTCATTTGTAAACAAATGGTTTGCATATGGGGGAGATAAGATAACTCAAGAAGTTAATGATTGGTATCAGAATCAAAGGTCGAAATAA
- a CDS encoding AraC family transcriptional regulator, translating into MQPIRKPFLLDPIFPFEMVYKSLRYSEGELPDHLHDLYEVVYVHKGNGKFFIDDALYEKDQGDLFLIPGNTVHRAFPSATEPIVSTAIFFAPTILQADSLGDGYESLRCFEIARKKKQYKFNLSKPVRLAIETAINTMKRELIAKDFGYRHALRLQLHQLLLVLSRLPFTKETLSPLNGIGPLWLQDALRDIDRDPVHCGGLSELSEKACVSAAHFARVFKQLTGMNVTDYVNAKRLVRAKDLLLSTDDNVETVALACGFQGMRHFYQTFKKLTGVTPRAYRLQMK; encoded by the coding sequence GTGCAACCGATTCGCAAGCCTTTTTTATTAGATCCGATCTTTCCGTTCGAAATGGTTTATAAAAGTCTTCGATATTCGGAAGGTGAGCTGCCAGACCATTTGCATGATTTGTACGAAGTGGTGTACGTTCACAAGGGGAACGGAAAGTTTTTTATCGATGACGCGCTCTACGAAAAAGATCAGGGAGATTTATTCCTCATCCCCGGCAACACCGTCCACCGCGCATTTCCGTCCGCCACAGAACCTATTGTTTCTACGGCCATATTTTTCGCACCAACGATATTGCAAGCAGACTCGCTTGGTGACGGATACGAATCACTTAGGTGCTTTGAGATAGCCCGGAAAAAGAAACAGTATAAATTCAATCTTTCCAAACCGGTCCGATTGGCGATTGAAACTGCCATTAATACGATGAAACGTGAATTAATAGCCAAAGATTTCGGCTATCGTCATGCACTTCGTCTTCAATTGCATCAATTGTTGCTTGTTTTAAGCCGACTTCCTTTTACCAAAGAAACATTATCTCCGCTAAATGGGATCGGCCCTCTGTGGCTCCAAGATGCTTTACGAGACATTGACCGTGACCCTGTTCATTGCGGCGGACTCTCAGAATTGTCCGAAAAAGCGTGTGTCAGCGCCGCCCACTTCGCCCGCGTCTTTAAGCAGTTGACTGGAATGAATGTGACCGACTATGTGAATGCTAAACGACTTGTTCGAGCCAAAGATTTGCTTCTATCGACGGATGACAATGTCGAAACTGTAGCGCTAGCCTGCGGCTTCCAAGGAATGCGCCATTTTTATCAAACTTTTAAAAAGCTGACGGGAGTAACCCCAAGGGCTTACCGTCTTCAAATGAAATAG